A segment of the Mycobacteriales bacterium genome:
TTGCGCGACCTGACGCCGTACAACAAGGCCCGCGGCGTCAACGAGGACGACCTGGCGCACCTCGACGCGATCACCGCGTTCTTCACCGACGCCGGCATCGTGCCCACCCTGGAGGTCTGGGCCGGCGATGCCGGCGACCGGCTCGGCACGGAGCTGACCCGGCGCGGACTGCAGGCGGGCACCGTCAACGCGACCCTGCACCGCGACCTCACCGACCGGCTCGTCGCACCGCCGCCCGGCGACCGGGTCACCGTCGAGGAGCTCGACCCGGCCGATGACGGCCCGGACTACCTCGACACCCTCATCGGCGGCTACGAACTCCCCGGGCCGTCCGCCGGACACCTGGTCATGCTGCGCGCCGAGCACGATCCGGCGGTCGTACGCCGCTACCTCGCGCGCGTCGACGGTCGCCCGGCTGCCGCGGCCGGCCTGTACCTGCAACCGTCCGGCGCTCTGCTCAGCGGTGCCGCGACCCTGCCGTCCTACCGGCGCCGCGGCTGCCAGAGCGCGCTGATCCTGCGGCGCCTGTCCGACGCCCTGGCGAGCACCGACCTCGCCGTCGTGACCGTGGCACACGGATCGGCGAGCCAGGCCAACCTGATGCGGGTCGGGTTCCGTCAGACGCACACCCGCACCGCGTGGCGCCCGCTTGGGTGACGGGCACCCGGTCCTAGGACCGGTCCGCGCTCCGGGACCGTTTCCGCAGCCCCGCGGCCCGCAGCCGGCGGAGCAGCTCCGCGCAGGTGACCGGTCGTGCGCCGAGACCGATCGCGCGCTCCCGCACGCCGGCCGGCACGTCGTAATGGTCGCCCTGGAAGGCCCGGCGCGGGATGCCGAGCGTGGCCGCGAACTCGTGCAGTTCGTCGTAGCCG
Coding sequences within it:
- a CDS encoding DUF4031 domain-containing protein, producing MTILVDPAVWPHRGDRWAHLVSDTGYDELHEFAATLGIPRRAFQGDHYDVPAGVRERAIGLGARPVTCAELLRRLRAAGLRKRSRSADRS